In Mastacembelus armatus chromosome 5, fMasArm1.2, whole genome shotgun sequence, a single genomic region encodes these proteins:
- the tbc1d20 gene encoding TBC1 domain family member 20 — MKKSISVGASSPVNGRQDWDSKRRRKTAEISQALSVSPVDVAALRRMAISEGGLLTDEIRCQVWPRLLNVPPQVLDQEPETVDRENNKDYNQVLLDVQRSLRRFPPGMPDEQREGLQEELIDIILRVLKRNPQLHYYQGYHDIVVTFLLVLGERLATALVEKLSTHHLRDFMDPTMDNTKHILNYLMPIIEKVNPEVHDFMQQAEVGTVFALSWLITWFGHVLSDFRHVVRLYDFFLACHPLMPIYFAAVIVLYREEEVLECECDMAMVHHLLSQIPQDLPYETLISRAGDLFVQFPPSELAKEAASHESMATSTFKDFELASTQQRPDSVLRRRRRQKQSALEGSAANSVVAVAQPSAARRFVRLAVMGLTVALGAAALAVVNTALEWAPKLDLFP, encoded by the exons ATGAAGAAATCAATAAGCGTTGGTGCCTCGTCACCTGTGAATGGAAGACAAG ACTGGGACAGCAAACGAAGGAGGAAAACTGCGGAGATCTCCCAGGCCCTGAGCGTGAGTCCAGTGGATGTGGCAGCTCTGAGGAGAATGGCGATCAGTGAGGGAGGACTGCTGACTGATGAGATACGCTGTCAAGTCTGGCCTCGGCTTCTCAACGTCCCCCCTCAGGTGCTGGATCAGGAACCAG AAACAGTAGACCGGGAGAATAACAAGGACTACAACCAGGTGCTTCTGGATGTCCAGCGGTCACTGCGGAGGTTCCCACCTG GTATGCCAGACGAGCAGAGGGAGGGTCTTCAAGAAGAGCTCATTGACATCATACTTCGGGTTCTGAAACGTAATCCCCAGCTGCACTACTACCAAGGATACCATGACATTGTTGTCACCTTCTTATTGGTTCTGGGAGAGCGGCTCGCAACTGCTCTTGTAGAAAAGCTGTCCACACATCACCTCAG GGACTTCATGGATCCCACCATGGACAACACGAAACATATTCTTAATTATTTGATGCCCATCATTGAGAAGGTCAACCCTGAGGTGCACGACTTCATGCAACA AGCTGAGGTGGGCACCGTCTTCGCTCTCAGTTGGCTGATCACCTGGTTTGGGCACGTCTTGTCAGACTTCCGCCATGTTGTGCGGTTGTATGACTTCTTTTTGGCCTGCCATCCATTGATGCCCATCTACTTTGCTGCTGTG ATCGTACTGtacagagaggaagaggtgtTGGAGTGCGAATGTGATATGGCGATGGTTCATCACCTGTTGTCACAAATTCCCCAGGACTTGCCATATGAGACCCTCATCAGCCGAGCCGGAGACCTCTTTGTCCAGTTTCCTCCTTCTGAACTGGCTAAAGAGGCTGCCTCACATGAAAG CATGGCAACCTCTACCTTCAAAGATTTTGAACTTGCATCCACTCAACAGCGGCCGGACTCTGTTCTACGCCGCAGACGCCGACAAAAACAGTCTGCACTGGAGGGCTCAGCAGCAAACTCAGTAGTAGCAGTGGCTCAGCCTTCAGCAGCTCGGCGGTTTGTTCGACTGGCCGTCATGGGTTTGACAGTGGCTTTAGGAGCCGCAGCTCTCGCAGTTGTGAACACAGCCTTGGAGTGGGCCCCCAAACTGGACTTATTCCCTTGA
- the rbck1 gene encoding ranBP-type and C3HC4-type zinc finger-containing protein 1 — protein sequence MMASDVTPKVNLKEAEELAVSLSAALSSGDSDEAVRLCQRLSQLSLPVSVRINNQAYSQDSIRLWVGVEDAESDTYIPVNILVSSGMTIAQLKDKINQDFGFSPLLQRWVIGKRLAQDQETLFSHGIRQNGDQAFLFILSARAAHLTRHQHKLDQEQLLIEGIVESMQLFPRGLGGGGGEKTAPLSDVPCTPPPLPPKPPSAKPAVAPKPQLGWACTTCTYLNKPTRPGCEMCGEERPDNYVVPAIYQPDQQEALRIQQEELAMLQYEEAQKVEREKNYLDLLATEEQNLIPNATQMDCPVCFCPIEPGEGIILRECLHVFCRECLKGTIVNSQDGEVSCPDKCDSKILDREINALLTEEEHQRFLELRLNIAESRSEHSFHCQTPNCRGWCIYEDDVNEFHCELCQETNCILCRAIHKDMNCKEYQDDLRIRAQNDEAAQQTKQMLESMLQKGEAMKCPRCDIIVQKKDGCDWICCLMCKTEICWVTKQARWGPNGAGDTSGGCKCRVNNRPCHPNCQNCH from the exons ATGATGGCCTCTGACGTTACACCGAAAGTTAACTTGAAAGAGG CGGAGGAACTTGCCGTGTCTCTGAGCGCAGCCCTCAGCAGCGGGGACAGTGATGAAGCGGTTCGGCTGTGTCAGAGGCTGTCGCAGCTTTCTCTTCCAGTGTCTGTCAGGATCAACAACCAGGCCTACTCTCAGGACTCCATAAG GTTGTGGGTTGGAGTGGAGGATGCTGAGTCAGATACCTACATCCCAGTGAATATTCTGGTTTCTTCTGGCATGACCATTGCACAACTTAAAGACAAG ATAAACCAGGACTTTGGGTTCTCCCCTTTGCTGCAGCGTTGGGTGATTGGGAAGCGTTTGGCTCAGGACCAGGAAACGTTGTTCAGCCATGGTATCCGTCAGAATGGAGACCAGGCTTTCCTGTTTATCCTCTCCGCTCGTGCTGCTCATCTCACACGGCATCAGCACAAGCTGGACCAGGAACAGCTACTCATAGAGG GCATCGTGGAGTCGATGCAGCTTTTCCCCAGAGGGCTGGGCGGAGGTGGTGGTGAGAAGACAGCTCCCCTTTCAGACGTTCCATGCacgcctcctcctcttcctcctaaACCTCCTTCTGCTAAACCTGCTGTGGCTCCTAAACCTCAG cTGGGCTGGGCCTGTACTACATGTACATATCTGAACAAGCCAACGCGTCCTGGCTGTGAGATGTGTGGAGAGGAACGGCCAGACAATTATGTGGTGCCTGCCATCTACCAGCCAGACCAGCAGGAGGCGCTACGAATTCAGCAAGAAGAGTTGGCCATGTTGCAGTATGAGGAG GCTCAGAAGGTGGAACGAGAAAAGAACTACTTGGACTTGTTGGCGACAGAAGAACAGAACCTCATCCCCAACGCTACACAGATGGACTGTCCTGTCTGCTTCTGCCCCATTGAGCCAGGAGAAGGCATCATCCTCAGAGAGTGTCTACACGTCTTCTGCAG GGAGTGTCTAAAAGGGACAATAGTGAACAGTCAAGATGGTGAGGTATCCTGTCCTGACAAATGTGACAGTAAGATACTGGACCGAGAGATCAACGCG CTGCTCACAGAAGAGGAGCACCAGCGGTTTTTGGAGTTACGTCTGAACATCGCGGAAAGCCGCTCCGAACACAGCTTCCACTGTCAAACCCCCAACTGCCGAGGCTGGTGCATCTACGAGGATGACGTCAACGAGTTCCACTGTGAACTCTGTCAAGAAACCAACTGCATTCTTTGCAGG GCAATCCATAAAGACATGAATTGTAAGGAGTACCAAGATGACCTGCGTATCAGAGCACAGAACGACGAGGCAGCTCAGCAAACTAAACAGATGCTAGAG AGCATGCTGCAGAAAGGTGAGGCCATGAAGTGCCCACGCTGTGACATCATTGTCCAAAAAAAGGATGGCTGTGATTGGATCTGCTGTTTGATGTGCAAGACTGAAATCTGCTGGGTCACCAAACAAGCTCGCTGGGGACCAAAT GGCGCAGGCGACACATCTGGTGGCTGTAAATGTCGAGTAAATAACCGGCCATGTCATCCTAACTGCCAAAACTGTCACTGA